A window of Rattus norvegicus strain BN/NHsdMcwi chromosome 14, GRCr8, whole genome shotgun sequence contains these coding sequences:
- the Spmip7 gene encoding protein SPMIP7 isoform X1 encodes MADDREVHLSLRTWALDDSEPLVQLDKKTNTKDSFYKSSTQKAYENVPWDKILSPKLDPEETTLEKAADHISQCFTLKRYERLPAITQMVGGLWDRFQTRLFSAPVKPINFGHVQSTNADDVDNPYGDIKSVASPRHSKLLYTDTSRSANIPGYTGKVHFTATHPTNSNIPPTMPLSDSEMNRLLLQEMRVDRFRHQGPLSQMVTTVKPYNPFNRKEKEALEY; translated from the exons GATGATAGTGAGCCACTTGTCCAGCTAGACAAGAAAACTAACACAAAGGATTCCTTTTACAAATCTTCGACACAGAA AGCTTATGAAAATGTTCCTTGGGACAAGATTCTATCGCCAAAACTCGATCCAGAAGAAACAACCTTGGAAAAAGCTGCTGACCACATCTCACAGTGTTTTACACTGAAAAGATATGAAAGACTGCCAGCCATAACCCAG ATGGTCGGTGGACTCTGGGACAGATTTCAGACAAGATTGTTCTCAGCGCCAGTCAAACCAATCAATTT TGGTCATGTGCAAAGCACAAACGCTGACGATGTGGACAACCCCTACGGAGATATCAAGTCTGTGGCCAGTCCTCGGCACTCTAAACTGCTCTATACGGACACAAGCCG TTCTGCGAATATCCCAGGATACACTGGCAAGGTTCATTTCACAGCCACCCACCCAACCAATTCTAATATTCCACCAACAATGCCATTATCAGACTCGGAGATGAACCG CCTCTTACTACAAGAAATGAGAGTTGACCGCTTCCGTCACCAGGGCCCGTTGTCCCAAATGGTGACAACTGTGAAGCCCTACAACCCATTcaacaggaaggagaaagaagcccTTGAGTACTGA
- the Spmip7 gene encoding spermatogenesis-associated protein 48 isoform e (isoform e is encoded by transcript variant 5) yields MVGGLWDRFQTRLFSAPVKPINFVSPSTRSKYIPLYTGHVQSTNADDVDNPYGDIKSVASPRHSKLLYTDTSRSANIPGYTGKVHFTATHPTNSNIPPTMPLSDSEMNRLLLQEMRVDRFRHQGPLSQMVTTVKPYNPFNRKEKEALEY; encoded by the exons ATGGTCGGTGGACTCTGGGACAGATTTCAGACAAGATTGTTCTCAGCGCCAGTCAAACCAATCAATTT tgtGAGTCCAAGTACTAGGAGTAAATACATTCCTCTGTATAC TGGTCATGTGCAAAGCACAAACGCTGACGATGTGGACAACCCCTACGGAGATATCAAGTCTGTGGCCAGTCCTCGGCACTCTAAACTGCTCTATACGGACACAAGCCG TTCTGCGAATATCCCAGGATACACTGGCAAGGTTCATTTCACAGCCACCCACCCAACCAATTCTAATATTCCACCAACAATGCCATTATCAGACTCGGAGATGAACCG CCTCTTACTACAAGAAATGAGAGTTGACCGCTTCCGTCACCAGGGCCCGTTGTCCCAAATGGTGACAACTGTGAAGCCCTACAACCCATTcaacaggaaggagaaagaagcccTTGAGTACTGA
- the Spmip7 gene encoding spermatogenesis-associated protein 48 isoform d (isoform d is encoded by transcript variant 4) — MADDREVHLSLRTWALDDSEPLVQLDKKTNTKDSFYKSSTQKAYENVPWDKILSPKLDPEETTLEKAADHISQCFTLKRYERLPAITQMVGGLWDRFQTRLFSAPVKPINFVSPSTRSKYIPLYTGHVQSTNADDVDNPYGDIKSVASPRHSKLLYTDTSRSANIPGYTGKVHFTATHPTNSNIPPTMPLSDSEMNRLLLQEMRVDRFRHQGPLSQMVTTVKPYNPFNRKEKEALEY; from the exons GATGATAGTGAGCCACTTGTCCAGCTAGACAAGAAAACTAACACAAAGGATTCCTTTTACAAATCTTCGACACAGAA AGCTTATGAAAATGTTCCTTGGGACAAGATTCTATCGCCAAAACTCGATCCAGAAGAAACAACCTTGGAAAAAGCTGCTGACCACATCTCACAGTGTTTTACACTGAAAAGATATGAAAGACTGCCAGCCATAACCCAG ATGGTCGGTGGACTCTGGGACAGATTTCAGACAAGATTGTTCTCAGCGCCAGTCAAACCAATCAATTT tgtGAGTCCAAGTACTAGGAGTAAATACATTCCTCTGTATAC TGGTCATGTGCAAAGCACAAACGCTGACGATGTGGACAACCCCTACGGAGATATCAAGTCTGTGGCCAGTCCTCGGCACTCTAAACTGCTCTATACGGACACAAGCCG TTCTGCGAATATCCCAGGATACACTGGCAAGGTTCATTTCACAGCCACCCACCCAACCAATTCTAATATTCCACCAACAATGCCATTATCAGACTCGGAGATGAACCG CCTCTTACTACAAGAAATGAGAGTTGACCGCTTCCGTCACCAGGGCCCGTTGTCCCAAATGGTGACAACTGTGAAGCCCTACAACCCATTcaacaggaaggagaaagaagcccTTGAGTACTGA